One Nostoc punctiforme PCC 73102 DNA window includes the following coding sequences:
- a CDS encoding class I SAM-dependent methyltransferase: MQQLFPGEVFASTADFDIGIRQLIPRYDEMLEVITRCLPSTSLRILELGCGTGELSLKILKRFPNAQVIALDYSPRMLQFAQHKITASGYQKRWVGTQADFGDWANNPEKLDIGSEFDACVSSLAIHHLQDEMKLKLFSRIAASLTQDGCFWNGDPILPESSALAEVYQAAREEWSVEQGTNLTEIRAKLGASSTQGYSSQDQLASLDTHLQMLSKAGFKTVAVPWKYYGLAVLGGWL, translated from the coding sequence ATGCAACAGTTATTTCCCGGAGAAGTATTCGCCAGCACTGCTGATTTTGACATTGGTATTCGCCAACTGATACCCAGATACGATGAGATGTTGGAGGTAATTACCCGTTGTCTACCTTCCACAAGTCTGCGGATATTAGAATTAGGTTGTGGTACAGGCGAACTTAGTCTCAAAATACTCAAACGCTTTCCAAATGCCCAAGTAATTGCTCTAGATTACTCACCTCGAATGTTACAATTTGCCCAACATAAAATCACAGCATCTGGATATCAAAAACGTTGGGTTGGTACACAAGCAGACTTTGGCGATTGGGCAAATAATCCAGAAAAATTAGATATTGGTAGCGAATTTGATGCCTGTGTATCATCCTTGGCAATTCATCATCTCCAGGATGAGATGAAATTAAAGTTATTTAGCCGAATTGCTGCTAGCCTCACTCAAGATGGCTGTTTTTGGAATGGAGACCCAATTTTACCGGAATCATCAGCCTTAGCAGAAGTTTATCAGGCTGCACGAGAAGAATGGTCAGTTGAACAGGGAACCAATTTAACAGAGATTCGTGCAAAGCTTGGTGCAAGCAGCACTCAAGGTTACTCTAGTCAAGACCAGCTAGCTAGCTTAGATACTCATTTACAGATGTTGAGCAAAGCTGGATTTAAAACAGTTGCAGTACCTTGGAAATATTATGGTCTGGCGGTGTTAGGTGGCTGGCTATGA
- a CDS encoding aspartyl/asparaginyl beta-hydroxylase domain-containing protein, translated as MESFNEYHIDPKQFPFLKNFQDNWQVIRDEYTSFINNASNEELKFTYDVLGPKSQTIKTKGKSKYSAFGILFQGMFIEKYIQAHQIKYPDYGPDEASKKALVLREKYFTNLANVIKDVNLIEDDIIRNVYYGTFHPGLDIKLHVNYNPHTNRGYLGLIVPEGDVAMKICHDQLYWHEGKFLVLDHSYPHCPHNYTSYDRTVLVVDFFKPDKPRDEVIEFEKEQVTQRMQDNPYSLGVFGKSDKAKEEDFIKYGLAHQLEWDKALI; from the coding sequence ATGGAGAGCTTTAATGAATATCATATAGACCCAAAGCAATTTCCTTTTCTGAAAAATTTTCAAGATAACTGGCAAGTCATTAGAGATGAGTATACAAGCTTTATTAATAATGCATCTAATGAGGAATTAAAATTTACTTACGATGTTCTTGGCCCTAAAAGCCAAACCATTAAAACCAAGGGAAAGTCGAAATACAGTGCTTTTGGTATTTTGTTTCAAGGTATGTTTATTGAAAAATATATTCAGGCGCATCAAATAAAATATCCTGATTATGGGCCAGATGAAGCATCAAAAAAAGCACTGGTATTAAGAGAGAAATATTTTACGAATTTAGCCAATGTGATAAAAGATGTGAACCTGATTGAGGATGATATCATCAGAAACGTGTATTATGGTACATTTCACCCAGGTTTGGATATCAAGCTGCATGTAAACTATAACCCTCATACAAATCGTGGCTATTTAGGATTAATAGTGCCAGAGGGAGATGTGGCTATGAAAATATGTCACGATCAACTTTATTGGCATGAAGGAAAATTCTTGGTTTTAGATCATAGCTATCCCCACTGTCCACATAATTACACTAGTTATGATAGAACTGTTTTGGTTGTAGACTTTTTTAAACCGGATAAACCTAGAGATGAAGTGATCGAATTTGAGAAAGAGCAAGTCACACAACGGATGCAAGATAATCCTTACAGCTTAGGTGTTTTTGGTAAAAGCGATAAAGCTAAAGAAGAAGATTTTATCAAGTATGGTTTAGCTCATCAATTAGAGTGGGATAAAGCCTTGATTTAA
- the hpsU gene encoding hormogonium polysaccharide biosynthesis acetyltransferase HpsU, whose protein sequence is MTNDQPFVDLRKYDQSWFDRGRPSWYVLLWWLVQAIAFPLTPQPLNILRCALLRLFGASIGKGVLIRPTARFTYPWKVTIGNYSWIGDNVVLYSLDRIHIGEHCVVSQKSYLCTGSHDIQDPAFGLKTASITINNGAWVAADCFVGPGVQIGANAVIGARSTVLTNMPSGQVCWGSPCRPKTSRIKPDTPTNP, encoded by the coding sequence ATGACCAATGACCAACCTTTCGTAGATTTACGTAAATATGACCAATCTTGGTTCGATCGGGGGCGGCCAAGCTGGTATGTTTTGTTATGGTGGCTTGTACAAGCGATCGCATTTCCCCTTACTCCTCAACCGTTAAATATTCTGCGTTGTGCCTTGCTACGATTATTTGGCGCTAGTATCGGCAAAGGCGTATTAATTCGACCCACCGCCCGCTTCACCTATCCTTGGAAAGTTACTATTGGCAACTACAGTTGGATTGGAGATAACGTAGTTTTATACAGCCTCGATCGGATACACATCGGTGAACACTGCGTAGTTTCTCAAAAAAGTTACCTGTGTACTGGTAGTCACGATATCCAAGATCCTGCTTTTGGGTTAAAAACAGCGAGTATCACTATTAACAATGGTGCATGGGTAGCGGCAGATTGTTTTGTTGGGCCGGGAGTGCAAATTGGGGCTAATGCTGTGATTGGCGCTCGTAGTACTGTTTTGACTAATATGCCTTCTGGACAGGTTTGTTGGGGAAGCCCCTGTCGTCCTAAGACGAGTCGCATAAAACCTGATACCCCTACAAACCCGTGA
- a CDS encoding response regulator, with translation MNFNKDEKNVILIVDDAPINLEILFKLLEYYGLKVLVSEDGMNAIEIAENALPDLILLDILMPGIDGFETCRLLKKNLVTQDIPVIFLTAITDKIDQIKGLNLGAVDYITKPLEHKEVLARVNIHLRLRNLTKKLTEQNKRLEIEIFERQRVEEELRCHSAALDEWNNRYQALIQASGQILYDWYLDTNDIKYDGNLEQILGYSIPEMLGGLNRWLELVHPDDRKLFNEEINRVLSAKERFHLEFRVGRKDGTYITVENNGYIFLDSTGKVARMAGFVIDITEQQAALCERKNAEQKIREQAAWLDITTDAIIVQDLITKIQFWNKGAEHLYGWMAEEALSKNANQFLYRKQSFGQLKNIQKTLVENGSWQGELYQVTKQGKEIIVASRWTLVNDNEGQAKSVLIVNSDITEKKLLEAQFLRAQRMESLGTLASGIAHALNNTLTPILMTVQLLEAQLLDEKSQQWLTIMKTNVKRTADLVKQVLWFSRGSVGTFKTLQVQYLISEIENIIKQTFSRVIEIRIDVSEQNLWNIFGDATQLHQVLMNLCINARDAMPNGGILKISAKNFWVDSHYAKMNIDAKVGSYVMISVCDTGIGIKREIVDRIFEPFFTTKEVGKGTGLGLSTVLGIIKSHFGFVNVVTDVGKGTEFQVCLPVTQTMETDSKLAGDELPPGHGELILVVDDEDSIREVTQTWLEKNAYKVIVASDGIDAIALYTEYQQEISVVLVDMMMPNMDGPTTISVLKKINPEIKIIGVSGLASNHEMIKILGNSVKTLLSKPYTSSDLLRNLQMVINTK, from the coding sequence ATGAATTTTAATAAAGATGAAAAAAATGTCATTTTAATAGTTGATGATGCCCCTATTAATTTAGAGATATTATTCAAGCTTTTAGAGTATTACGGTTTGAAGGTTTTAGTCTCTGAAGATGGAATGAATGCCATTGAAATTGCAGAGAATGCCTTACCTGACCTAATCTTATTGGATATATTAATGCCAGGAATTGATGGTTTTGAAACTTGCAGACTTTTAAAAAAAAATCTAGTCACTCAGGATATTCCAGTAATATTTCTAACTGCTATAACCGATAAGATAGATCAAATCAAAGGTTTGAATCTTGGGGCAGTAGATTACATAACTAAACCTCTAGAACATAAAGAGGTTTTAGCTAGGGTAAATATCCATTTACGTTTACGGAACCTCACAAAAAAACTTACAGAGCAAAATAAACGTTTAGAAATAGAAATCTTTGAGCGCCAGCGAGTAGAAGAAGAACTGCGATGTCATTCAGCTGCATTAGACGAGTGGAACAATCGCTACCAAGCACTAATTCAAGCGAGTGGTCAGATTCTCTACGACTGGTACTTGGATACCAACGATATTAAATATGATGGCAACTTAGAGCAAATATTAGGTTACTCTATACCTGAGATGTTAGGAGGTTTGAACCGTTGGTTAGAGTTAGTTCATCCTGATGATAGAAAATTATTCAATGAAGAGATTAACCGCGTTTTATCTGCAAAAGAGCGATTCCACCTTGAATTTCGCGTCGGTCGTAAAGATGGCACTTACATCACAGTTGAAAATAACGGCTATATCTTTTTAGACTCTACAGGTAAAGTTGCTCGGATGGCGGGTTTTGTAATTGATATTACCGAACAGCAAGCTGCGCTATGCGAACGCAAAAATGCAGAACAAAAAATTCGTGAGCAAGCAGCTTGGCTCGATATCACCACAGATGCAATTATCGTTCAAGATTTGATTACCAAAATTCAATTTTGGAATAAAGGAGCTGAACATTTGTACGGTTGGATGGCAGAAGAAGCATTGAGCAAGAATGCCAATCAGTTTTTGTATCGAAAGCAAAGTTTTGGACAACTAAAAAATATCCAGAAAACTTTAGTTGAAAATGGTTCGTGGCAAGGTGAATTATATCAAGTTACCAAACAAGGCAAAGAGATTATCGTTGCTAGCCGATGGACATTGGTAAATGATAATGAGGGACAAGCTAAATCCGTCCTAATTGTCAACTCCGACATTACAGAGAAAAAACTACTTGAAGCACAGTTTCTCCGCGCCCAGCGAATGGAGAGCCTTGGCACTCTAGCAAGTGGTATCGCCCACGCTCTTAATAATACATTAACACCTATATTGATGACAGTGCAACTTTTAGAGGCACAGCTTCTAGATGAAAAAAGTCAGCAATGGTTAACAATTATGAAAACAAATGTTAAACGCACCGCAGATTTAGTTAAACAAGTGTTGTGGTTTTCACGCGGCTCTGTAGGTACCTTTAAAACCTTACAGGTGCAGTATTTAATCTCAGAAATTGAAAATATTATTAAGCAAACATTTTCTAGAGTTATTGAAATCCGTATTGATGTTTCTGAGCAAAACTTATGGAATATCTTTGGTGATGCTACTCAGTTACACCAAGTGCTAATGAACCTATGTATCAATGCTCGTGATGCCATGCCTAATGGCGGTATCCTAAAGATTTCTGCGAAGAATTTCTGGGTTGATAGTCACTACGCCAAAATGAATATTGATGCTAAGGTAGGTTCTTATGTAATGATTAGCGTCTGTGATACAGGGATAGGAATTAAGAGAGAAATAGTAGATAGAATTTTTGAGCCATTTTTCACAACAAAAGAAGTCGGAAAAGGCACGGGGCTTGGTCTTTCAACAGTGCTTGGGATTATCAAAAGCCACTTCGGTTTTGTGAATGTAGTGACTGACGTGGGCAAAGGCACAGAGTTTCAAGTTTGCTTACCCGTCACGCAAACAATGGAGACAGATAGTAAATTAGCTGGAGATGAATTACCACCAGGGCATGGAGAATTGATTCTCGTTGTTGATGATGAAGATTCAATTCGAGAGGTTACTCAAACCTGGTTAGAAAAAAATGCCTATAAAGTTATAGTAGCTAGTGATGGTATTGATGCGATCGCACTATATACAGAATATCAACAAGAAATTAGTGTAGTCTTGGTTGATATGATGATGCCAAACATGGATGGACCAACAACCATCAGTGTGTTGAAAAAAATTAATCCAGAGATCAAAATTATTGGTGTTAGTGGATTAGCTTCCAATCATGAAATGATTAAAATCCTTGGTAATAGTGTCAAAACCCTTTTGTCCAAGCCCTACACCTCAAGCGATTTGTTAAGAAATTTACAGATGGTGATTAATACAAAGTAG
- a CDS encoding nuclear transport factor 2 family protein, which produces MTQNSENTLKVARQAFEHLTYGMATGEWEALLDMLTEDFTLWFPMGKFHGLNVGKQRAREFFEYVFEAFSPGLNLTGLDRVTSNETTAVFEFRDEGLLFGQLYKNRVAVSFDVRGDKICGYREYFGSDGKSY; this is translated from the coding sequence ATGACACAAAATTCAGAAAATACTTTAAAAGTTGCTCGACAGGCATTTGAGCATCTTACGTATGGTATGGCAACTGGAGAGTGGGAAGCATTGTTAGATATGCTCACAGAAGATTTTACCCTTTGGTTTCCAATGGGTAAATTTCACGGTTTGAATGTCGGCAAACAGCGAGCTAGAGAATTTTTTGAGTACGTTTTTGAAGCATTCAGTCCTGGTTTGAACCTGACTGGTTTAGACCGTGTTACTAGCAATGAAACAACGGCTGTTTTTGAGTTTCGAGATGAGGGACTTTTGTTTGGACAGCTTTACAAAAATCGGGTAGCGGTTTCTTTTGATGTGCGTGGAGACAAAATTTGTGGCTATAGGGAATACTTTGGCAGCGATGGTAAATCCTATTAA
- a CDS encoding DUF4437 domain-containing protein, with protein MENEENSAREQEADDFLHIASVKEDWGGDGRGRMNLSGRRTAIAKEYLPRQYQFFDTNTVMEKQGWRVRGMPDNIAPGSRRLLTWHDSGASTSRVVLPPKFEAPSGIFTADLEIFVIKGAIQLGEWQLNKHSYSFIPAGVRIGSWKVLGGEEAEILWMENGSVPLEYKYAQEDHPDARLSDFIPALDSKLLPWGKADTVQFVQANKKWLRKDINGGGVWLLAILPHFDNKYQMIQPYNEEGYCLTGYCDVGDYRIVKDHYWYCPSFSTLPRHITDDGGLFFVRVDRDLSKVATVLSYAPQDT; from the coding sequence ATGGAAAATGAAGAAAATTCTGCACGAGAACAAGAGGCTGATGACTTTTTACATATAGCCTCCGTAAAAGAGGATTGGGGTGGAGACGGCAGAGGGCGCATGAATTTATCAGGAAGGCGCACAGCGATCGCTAAAGAATACCTACCTCGCCAGTACCAGTTCTTTGACACGAATACCGTAATGGAAAAGCAAGGTTGGCGAGTCAGGGGAATGCCAGACAACATAGCACCTGGAAGTCGTCGATTGTTAACGTGGCATGATTCTGGTGCATCGACTTCAAGAGTGGTTTTACCACCTAAGTTTGAGGCTCCATCTGGAATCTTTACTGCTGATCTGGAGATTTTTGTAATTAAGGGTGCAATACAACTGGGTGAGTGGCAGCTAAACAAACATAGCTACTCCTTTATCCCCGCAGGTGTAAGAATAGGTTCTTGGAAAGTACTAGGTGGAGAAGAAGCTGAAATCCTTTGGATGGAAAATGGTTCTGTTCCATTAGAGTATAAATATGCACAAGAAGACCATCCAGATGCTAGATTATCTGACTTTATCCCAGCATTGGACAGTAAATTGCTACCTTGGGGCAAAGCAGATACAGTTCAGTTTGTGCAAGCAAATAAGAAGTGGCTAAGGAAAGATATTAACGGAGGTGGAGTATGGCTGCTCGCCATTTTGCCGCATTTTGACAACAAGTATCAAATGATACAACCTTACAACGAAGAAGGATATTGTTTAACGGGGTATTGTGATGTAGGAGATTATCGGATCGTAAAAGATCATTATTGGTATTGTCCTAGCTTTAGTACTCTTCCCAGGCATATCACGGATGATGGCGGCTTGTTCTTTGTTAGAGTTGATAGAGATTTATCAAAAGTTGCAACAGTCTTGTCATACGCACCTCAAGACACATAA
- a CDS encoding alpha/beta fold hydrolase: MNKPIKRAFLDTEDGQILYRIGGEGEPLLLLHQNPRSSDEFRELIPIFAQTRRVIAMDFLGLGDSDKPPRLYSTEDYAKTVIALLEELGISSISILGNHTGAFVAGEVAAAYPEKVDKLILCNAFGFDQEGKEALLKRFSDGFKIKADGSHLMERWSARAQYVGSPELNQRWVLDDLKSFGYPLYAIWAVQDYCLDAPKRFQLIKSPTLILWGTEDMKTFDKLGLAKVENRYFVSKAIPHSKVVEIEGGTICMMNQMPEEISQIVIDFLENSSI; the protein is encoded by the coding sequence ATGAATAAACCAATCAAACGAGCATTTTTAGACACCGAAGATGGGCAGATTCTTTACCGTATCGGTGGCGAAGGAGAGCCTCTGCTTTTACTTCATCAAAACCCAAGGAGTAGTGACGAATTTCGTGAGTTAATACCTATTTTTGCCCAGACAAGACGTGTCATTGCTATGGACTTTTTAGGACTAGGTGATTCTGATAAACCTCCAAGACTTTACTCCACCGAAGACTACGCAAAAACTGTTATTGCCCTTTTGGAAGAATTAGGTATTTCCAGTATAAGCATCCTGGGAAACCATACGGGTGCTTTTGTGGCAGGGGAAGTGGCAGCAGCATATCCTGAAAAAGTAGATAAACTTATATTATGTAATGCTTTTGGCTTTGATCAAGAAGGAAAAGAAGCTCTGTTAAAGAGATTTTCTGACGGTTTCAAAATAAAAGCAGATGGCTCCCACCTCATGGAAAGATGGTCAGCCCGTGCCCAATATGTAGGCTCTCCAGAATTAAATCAACGTTGGGTTTTAGACGATTTAAAAAGCTTTGGCTATCCTTTATATGCTATTTGGGCTGTACAAGACTACTGTCTAGATGCACCAAAAAGATTTCAATTAATCAAGTCTCCTACTTTGATTCTCTGGGGGACTGAAGATATGAAAACCTTTGACAAGCTAGGTTTAGCCAAGGTAGAAAATAGATATTTTGTTTCTAAAGCAATTCCTCATAGCAAGGTGGTTGAGATTGAAGGCGGAACTATCTGTATGATGAATCAAATGCCTGAAGAAATATCACAGATAGTCATAGATTTTCTAGAAAATTCAAGTATTTAA
- a CDS encoding zinc-binding dehydrogenase, which translates to MNVTTYRKLIAKQLNQDFKSAIEIVEIPLSKPAASELVIQNKFAGVNGGFDTLLCRGDVPYINLIPPFDLGVEAVGEVIAIGENVKDFQIGDAVITTARGGGYREYQLINANLAVKVREATPELLTLMPTGVSALVALEQVGEMKSNEVVLVTAAAGGTGHIAVQLAKLAGNHVIGTCSSEAKVKLLRELGCDRIINYRTENLNHVLKQEYPNGINLIFDCVGKQVFDTCVENLAIRGRLIVVGFISEYAKNVEQITQPRLYHQLFWKAASVKGFLMPHYKEYIAEARDRLLNLFYTDKLKVSVDPSHFNGIESIPEAVEYLLRGQNCGKVVVRF; encoded by the coding sequence ATGAACGTAACAACCTACAGAAAGTTAATAGCAAAGCAACTGAATCAAGATTTTAAATCTGCTATTGAAATTGTCGAAATTCCTCTTTCCAAGCCTGCTGCTAGTGAACTTGTAATCCAAAACAAATTTGCTGGCGTTAACGGTGGTTTTGACACCTTACTTTGTCGTGGTGACGTTCCATATATTAACTTAATTCCTCCCTTTGATTTGGGTGTGGAAGCTGTGGGGGAAGTTATCGCTATAGGTGAAAATGTCAAAGATTTTCAAATTGGTGATGCTGTCATAACTACGGCACGTGGTGGCGGTTATCGAGAATATCAGCTTATCAATGCAAACTTAGCAGTGAAGGTGCGGGAAGCAACACCAGAGTTACTAACACTAATGCCCACGGGTGTATCAGCTTTGGTTGCATTGGAACAAGTGGGGGAGATGAAAAGTAATGAAGTGGTTTTAGTGACAGCAGCAGCCGGGGGAACAGGCCATATTGCAGTGCAATTGGCAAAGTTAGCCGGGAATCATGTCATTGGTACTTGCAGTTCTGAAGCGAAGGTAAAGTTATTGAGAGAATTAGGGTGCGATCGCATTATCAACTATCGCACAGAAAATCTCAATCATGTCCTCAAGCAAGAATACCCCAATGGGATTAATCTAATTTTTGACTGTGTAGGTAAACAGGTTTTTGATACCTGCGTTGAAAACTTGGCAATACGGGGACGCTTAATTGTAGTTGGTTTCATCTCCGAATACGCAAAAAATGTAGAGCAAATTACACAACCACGCCTTTATCACCAGCTATTTTGGAAAGCTGCTTCTGTGAAAGGCTTTCTCATGCCTCATTATAAAGAATATATTGCTGAGGCACGCGATCGCCTATTAAACCTGTTCTACACAGACAAACTCAAAGTTTCTGTTGACCCAAGCCACTTTAACGGTATAGAATCAATTCCCGAAGCTGTAGAATATCTCTTGCGTGGTCAGAATTGTGGCAAAGTAGTTGTGAGGTTTTAA
- a CDS encoding dihydroorotase encodes MSETPLLDQIIKNVRVVRPHEDVIELLDLGIKDGKFAQIASNISPDTGKQVFDGKNLLGFPGVVDAHMHVGIYRPLDKDALTESKAAATGGVTTSLNYIRTGQYYLNKGGSYRDFLPEVLALSAGNFFVDYAYHIAPIASQHIDEIPLLFEEHGISSFKIFMFYGGYGLHGLSDQQNLFLMINKEERYDFAHFEFIMRGLTRLMEKHPEARDSISLSLHCEVAEILNAYTKIVENDSSLSGLHAYSAARPPHSEGLAICIASYLANETNCANINLLHLSSRKAMEAALTMQTAFPHINFRREVTVGHLLLDVDTPNGIWAKVNPPIRPRADVEYLWQAVLNNQVDWIVSDHACCSAEQKRSAKDPNNIWLAKSGFGGTEYLLSGVFSEGSKRGMSYNQMAKLLSWNPSRRFGLLKKGDIAIGYDADLVLVDPNETFVVCAAKSESQQGYTPFEGVELSGRVKNTFLRGNLIYNNGQVLGSPIGRYLKRHSSNPHGNLTA; translated from the coding sequence GTGTCTGAAACTCCCCTATTAGATCAAATTATCAAAAATGTGCGGGTAGTTCGTCCCCATGAGGATGTAATCGAACTACTTGATTTAGGCATTAAGGATGGAAAATTTGCTCAGATTGCCTCTAATATTAGCCCAGACACTGGCAAACAGGTATTTGATGGCAAAAACCTGCTAGGCTTTCCTGGAGTCGTGGATGCCCACATGCACGTAGGTATTTATCGACCCCTCGACAAAGATGCTCTGACTGAAAGCAAAGCAGCCGCAACGGGAGGCGTGACTACCAGCCTGAATTACATCCGTACAGGGCAGTATTATCTTAACAAAGGCGGCTCCTACCGCGATTTTCTTCCAGAGGTTTTGGCCTTATCCGCAGGTAATTTTTTTGTAGATTACGCCTATCACATCGCACCTATAGCAAGCCAGCATATCGACGAAATACCTTTATTGTTTGAGGAACACGGTATATCTTCGTTTAAAATATTCATGTTTTATGGCGGATATGGGTTGCATGGTTTGTCAGACCAGCAAAACCTTTTTTTGATGATTAACAAAGAGGAAAGATACGACTTCGCCCATTTTGAATTTATTATGCGCGGTCTAACTCGCTTGATGGAAAAACATCCAGAAGCGCGAGATAGCATCAGCTTGAGTTTGCATTGCGAAGTTGCAGAAATTCTCAACGCCTATACCAAAATAGTTGAAAATGATTCTAGTCTGAGCGGATTACACGCTTACAGTGCAGCACGCCCTCCTCATTCAGAAGGTTTAGCAATTTGTATTGCTTCTTATTTAGCCAATGAAACTAACTGTGCAAATATCAATTTGTTGCACCTAAGTTCGCGTAAAGCAATGGAAGCAGCTTTGACTATGCAAACTGCTTTTCCCCATATCAATTTTCGGCGAGAAGTTACTGTTGGACATCTGCTATTAGATGTCGATACTCCTAATGGTATTTGGGCAAAAGTTAACCCTCCTATCCGTCCTCGCGCTGATGTGGAATACTTGTGGCAAGCAGTACTAAATAATCAAGTAGATTGGATAGTTAGCGACCATGCTTGCTGTTCTGCTGAACAAAAAAGAAGTGCTAAAGACCCAAATAATATTTGGTTAGCAAAGTCTGGTTTTGGTGGTACAGAATATTTACTTTCTGGTGTATTTAGTGAAGGTAGCAAGCGTGGAATGTCTTACAATCAGATGGCTAAGTTGCTATCTTGGAATCCATCGCGGCGCTTTGGTTTGTTAAAAAAAGGTGATATTGCAATTGGCTATGATGCTGATTTGGTACTGGTAGACCCCAATGAAACCTTTGTGGTATGCGCTGCTAAGTCGGAGTCACAACAAGGTTATACACCTTTTGAAGGTGTAGAGTTAAGTGGGCGGGTAAAGAATACCTTTTTGCGTGGAAATCTTATTTATAACAATGGGCAAGTTTTAGGTTCACCTATTGGGCGCTATTTAAAAAGACATTCTAGTAATCCACATGGAAACCTTACTGCTTAA
- a CDS encoding M4 family metallopeptidase, which produces MARNKKKSAGFKYEHPLVSRCPICCIIPPHILEHVVVNGNPQQRNWAFRTLNVSAQFRGRRDVIGTVSFAPSPGEKRRTIYDAKYGQQLPGTLVRGEGDPPSSDIAVNEAYDAAGATYDLFYEIFDRNSVDDKGLRLDSTVHYGVKYDNAFWNGDQMVYGDGDGEMFQRFTTSIDVIGHELTHGITQYEAGLQYYGEPGALNESFSDVFGSLVKQKSKNQTAQEADWLIGEGLLVPTVKGVALRSMKAPGTAYDDPVMGKDPQPAHVKDKYTGTDDNGGVHINSGIPNHAFYLAAVSIGGYAWEKAGKIWYIALRDRLKAKADFKKAASVTIQIAGELYGNGSDDQKAVQDAWQKVGVI; this is translated from the coding sequence ATGGCTCGAAATAAAAAGAAATCAGCCGGGTTTAAGTATGAGCATCCACTTGTGTCTAGATGCCCGATTTGTTGTATTATCCCGCCACATATACTAGAACATGTCGTTGTAAATGGCAATCCTCAACAGCGTAATTGGGCTTTTCGTACATTAAATGTTTCGGCACAATTTCGCGGACGGAGAGATGTCATAGGTACTGTCTCGTTTGCACCTTCTCCAGGTGAAAAGCGTCGCACCATTTATGATGCAAAATATGGCCAACAGCTTCCTGGTACATTAGTGCGCGGTGAAGGCGATCCTCCCAGCAGTGATATAGCAGTGAATGAAGCCTACGATGCTGCTGGTGCAACTTATGACTTGTTTTATGAGATATTCGATCGCAATTCCGTTGACGACAAAGGACTACGTTTAGACTCCACCGTGCATTATGGCGTTAAATATGACAACGCCTTTTGGAACGGCGACCAAATGGTTTATGGTGATGGCGACGGAGAAATGTTTCAACGCTTTACGACATCAATTGATGTGATTGGGCATGAGCTAACTCATGGTATAACCCAATATGAAGCGGGTTTACAATATTATGGCGAACCAGGAGCATTAAATGAATCATTTTCTGATGTCTTCGGTTCTTTGGTGAAACAAAAGAGCAAAAATCAGACTGCACAAGAAGCAGATTGGCTGATTGGCGAAGGTCTTTTAGTACCAACTGTTAAAGGTGTTGCCCTGCGATCGATGAAAGCACCGGGAACAGCTTATGATGATCCAGTAATGGGTAAAGATCCTCAACCAGCCCATGTAAAAGATAAATACACTGGTACTGATGATAACGGTGGCGTGCATATCAACTCAGGAATTCCTAACCATGCGTTTTATTTAGCGGCTGTTAGCATTGGTGGCTATGCTTGGGAAAAAGCAGGCAAAATCTGGTACATAGCTTTACGCGATCGCTTGAAAGCCAAAGCAGATTTCAAAAAAGCTGCCAGTGTCACCATTCAAATTGCTGGCGAACTCTACGGTAATGGTAGTGATGATCAAAAAGCTGTACAGGATGCTTGGCAAAAGGTAGGAGTTATCTAG
- a CDS encoding protealysin inhibitor emfourin, which produces MRISFERTGGFAGISKKTTVDTDTLPPDEAATLPRLVEIADLFRLPELITSPNPQSDRFQYKLTVEDNGKQHTVTVSEAALPGTLRPLIEWLQTVAQKK; this is translated from the coding sequence ATGCGGATATCCTTTGAACGCACAGGTGGCTTTGCTGGAATCAGCAAGAAGACAACCGTTGATACAGACACTCTCCCGCCAGATGAAGCTGCCACACTTCCCCGCCTGGTGGAAATTGCAGATTTATTTAGGCTACCTGAACTAATTACCTCGCCAAATCCCCAGAGCGATCGCTTTCAGTATAAGTTGACAGTAGAAGATAACGGCAAGCAGCATACAGTGACTGTCAGTGAAGCAGCATTGCCAGGAACCTTAAGACCACTGATTGAATGGCTGCAAACCGTAGCACAAAAAAAGTAA